A genome region from Clupea harengus chromosome 7, Ch_v2.0.2, whole genome shotgun sequence includes the following:
- the b3galt8 gene encoding beta-1,3-galactosyltransferase 2 has product MRYNRLAKYLLLAGLMFFVVSVFLKIGYYFEPKIDRHTPIDEELYKVVSPSTYKYILNQPSACEHNPYLVLMVPVAPGDAASREAVRNTWGQRDLVPNLKIIKLFFVGVLEGEEGEKSETAIAEENLNHGDIVMMDFLDSYRNLTVKTMMMMNWIAINCQSASYAMKIDADIFLNIYYLINFLPFPATNNYITGSVINDGMPRRAENSKWYLSKDIYPDSTFPPYVSGAAYVFSTDLAAKISLVSRFVRPIPLEDVYVGLCLKILGVRPVYGRGMFWLRNLFEVRHLNYNRCTFAKLIIITDFSPTELLKIWPDFQKNHTC; this is encoded by the coding sequence ATGAGATATAATAGGCTTGCAAAATATCTGCTCCTAGCTGGATTAATGTTTTTTGTAGTGAGTGTCTTTTTGAAAATCGGATACTACTTTGAACCGAAGATCGATCGCCACACGCCGATTGATGAAGAGTTGTATAAAGTTGTATCACCTTCAACTTACAAATACATCCTGAACCAACCTTCGGCGTGTGAACACAATCCATACCTGGTATTGATGGTCCCGGTAGCACCTGGAGATGCTGCTTCAAGGGAGGCGGTTAGGAACACATGGGGACAGCGAGATTTGGTCCCAAACCTCAAAATCATTAAACTCTTTTTCGTCGGTGTCttggaaggagaagaaggagaaaagtcAGAAACTGCTATTGCAGAAGAAAACTTGAACCATGGTGACATTGTTATGATGGACTTCTTGGACAGTTATCGCAATCTGACAGTGAAgactatgatgatgatgaactggATTGCAATTAATTGCCAAAGTGCCTCTTATGCTATGAAAATTGATGCCGATATTTTCCTTAATATCTATTACCTCATcaactttttgccttttccaGCAACAAATAATTACATTACTGGATCGGTCATCAATGATGGCATGCCTCGTAGGGCTGAGAACAGCAAATGGTATCTGTCAAAAGACATCTATCCAGATTCCACATTTCCACCGTATGTGTCAGGGGCTGCGTATGTGTTCTCAACAGACCTCGCAGCAAAGATATCATTGGTTTCAAGATTTGTGCGACCAATTCCATTAGAAGATGTCTATGTGGGATTATGTCTGAAGATACTCGGAGTCAGGCCTGTGTATGGTAGAGGCATGTTTTGGCTGCGAAATCTGTTTGAAGTGCGTCACCTGAACTATAACAGATGTACTTTTGCCAAACTTATCATCATTACAGACTTTTCACCGACTGAGCTCCTGAAGATCTGGCCAGATTTTCAGAAAAACCATACATGCTAA